The stretch of DNA GCCTCGGAGAAGCGCAGTTCATGTGCAAACTGAGGGCTTTAACAGAACCATTGCGGAAATGGCACAAGGAGAACTTCAGGGACATGGATAAGAGACTTATGAGGTTTGAGGAGGAGCTTACCAGGCTAGACAATTTAGTCAGTGATGGAATTTATGATGGTACAACAGAGGCTCGACGGAAGGCGCTTGTGAGCTTTTGTTCAAAATGGTACATTAGAAAGGAATTGCACTGGAAACAGATGTCTCGATCTAAGCATGTTGCAAACATGGATAAGAATACCAGATACTTTCATAACATTGCCTCAGCCAGAAGACGGAATAACAGGATCGACGCACTAATGATACATGGAAGACTTGTGCGGAATCAGGCGAGAATAAAAGGTGCGATTCGAGGTTTCTATAAGGAGTTATATAGACAAGAATATGTTCCGAGGATTGGAATCAGGGATGGCTTAGTAAAGTGTATCCATAGGGCTGAGGCTGAAGCTTTAGAAGCAATGCCAACGGAGGAGGAAATCAAGGAGGCTGTGTGGGACTGCGAATCTTCCAAGGCCCCAGGGAGTGATGGGTATAACATGAACTTCATAAAGAAATGCTGGGAGGACATTGGGCGGGATTTCATTGCTGCGGTATTGGGGTTCTTTCAAAGTGCGAAGATGCCAACGGATGCCAATGTCACTTGGGTGACACTAGCTCCAAAGTTTGAAGGTGCAAAGGAGGTGAAGGATTTTCGGCCAATTAGTATGGTGGGGTGTGTGTATAAAGTGATTTCGAAGGTGTTGGTGAGAAGAATGCGAGCTGTGATGCCGGGGTTGGTCGGAGAGACTCAGACTGCGTTTGTTAAGGGAAGGAAAATTCATGATGGCGCCCTCATAGCCTGCGAGACGGTTCATTGGTTGAAGACCCGGAAAAAGACAGCAGCCATTATCAAACTGGATTTTCAAAAGGCCTATGACAGAGTGCGATGGAGTTTTGTTGACATTGTGCTCCAGAAAATGGGCTTTGGCCAAAGATGGAGGAGTTGGGTGAAGGAGGGTGTTACTACGGCTACCATGGCAGTCTTGGTGAATAGGTCACCGTCTAAGCCATTCAAGATGGAGAGGGGTCTAAGGCAAGGGGACCCGCTCTCTCCCCTGCTGTTCGTATTAGTGGTTGATGTTTTGCATCGGATGTTGGGGGAAGCTGTCAGGAACGGACGCATTGCTCCACTGCTGGTAGGGGGAGATCATATTGAACTGTCACACTTACAGTTCGCGGATGACACTATCTTGTTCTGCCCGCCGGAGACTGAAACAATTGTTAACTATAAGAGACTGTTGCGGTGCTTTGAGTTGATGTCGGGGCTGAgcatcaattttgaaaaatcaaatCTGATATCGGTGAACTGTGAGCAAAGATGGATTGATCAGGCATGTGGAATACTGGGATGCCAGCAAGCTGCTCTACCGGTAAGATACTTGGGAATTTCTTTAGGTGCAAATCCGCGGCTGGTAAAGACTTGGAAACCAATCATTGATAAGGTGGAACAGAAGCTTAGCTTGTGGAAAGCGAAGGTGTTGAATAAATCAGGGAAGCTGGTCCTTATCAAGTCGGTACTGAATAGTCTTCCCATATATTATCTTAGTCTGTACAAGATGCCGAAAGCCGTGGCGGACAAGCTGATCACTCTACAACGGAACTTTATGTGGTGTAAGGAGAATGATAACTCTGGTATACCTATGGTTAAGTGGGAGCTAGTACAGGCTCCAAAAAAGGTGGGGGGCTTGGGGGTTGGTGATGCAATGCTAAGGAACACAGCGCTCctgtttaagtggtggtggcggttttcaaaggaggattgcCCGCTGTGGAAGAAGATTGTTTGTTCGTGTAACAAGTTGAACCCGAATGTAATGTTGGCAACTCAGCCTTTACAAGTAAAAGGAGGGCCTTGGAGGGACATTTGTCAGCTAAATATAAAAGAACCGCGGATTCAGGATAAAATGGTAAGTGGCCTGGCAATGGAAATAGGTAATGGTATGCAAACCCGATTTTGGGAAGATAACTGGATTCAAGGGGGTGTTCTCAAAGGGAGTTATCCGAGACTATACTCTATCTCAAGCCAGCAAGGACTTCTAATTGGGGACTGTGGCTTTTGGGATGGGCTTGATTGGATTTGGAATTTCCAATGGAGGAGGGAGTTGTTCCAATGGGAGCTAGAACTTGTCAATCAGCTGCATGGGAGGTTAAGGCCAGTGAGGTTGTCATCAGGTCGGGAGGACAGCGTGGTGTGGAAGTTTGACAATAAAGGTGTTTTTTCTACTCGTTCTGTGATACAGGCTATACAAGCGGAGACTCTTTCAGCTGAAATAATGAGTTATAGCTTCACGAGCTCCGTTTGGAAAGGTTTTGTTCCTCCGAGGATTGAGCTATTTGGGTGGTTTGTGCTAGTTGATCGAGTTAACACCAAGGAGCGGCTGGGTAAAATAGGAGTCAACATTCTGGGAGATAGTTTGTGTGTAATGTGTACTAAGGAATTAGAATCTGCTGAGCATTTATTCCTCAGGTGTGAGGTAgcttggcaggtgtggtgtCAGTGGTTGAGGTCACTAGGTAGAGAGTGGGTGATCCCTGGAACCATTAAGGAAATGTTTGAAAGCTGGCATGGCTTGCATAATAGACAACAAGGGCAGAAGATGTGGATGACAGTGTTCTTTGCAGTTATTTGGAACATCTGGTTGGAACGGAATGCACGAATCTTTAAGAATACAAGAGCAAGCCTGGAGGTAATCCACACAAAGACGGTGATGAGCTATACAGAATGGCGTGGTGATGATTCTGGGAGAGGCTGTTGTTAGGTCTGGGGTGTTAGGTATTGATTTGGTTGGTAGCTTGTTGTgtatcttcttctttattttatgctccaCTTTAATGTGTTGAGCTTCctatgtttcaaaaaaaaaaaacatgtgaggttaaaattattctaataaaatatgaactaaTGTAAGATTGCAAGGTTGAAGCATTACTCATGAGAACTTGGTTATTATACATTCTATTATTAGCAAATAATAAAGTAAGAACGTGCCTGGCCAATTGTGGAGGCGTGGGGTCAGCGGTCCGAACTGCATCGATTCGTGTTGAACTGTCCGATTTTCAACAGATTTAATCATTGTTAACTGAGTTAATTACTGAAGTGGTCTAATAGTAAAATCGAACCAAATAGACCATCAATTCACTGATTTTCGATCGAACCGGTTATGTCCAATTCTGATAACTATGcaaaaaattgttaaaagtCAATGCGCAAGTAAAGTGAATAATTATGAATGGCATCAAAATTATTACTGTAATTCAGCATACCCGCTGGTGTACAGTGGAGGTGCGTGGGTCAGCGGTCCGAATTGCACCGATTCGTGTTGAACCGtccaatttttaacaaatttgacCACCGTTAACTGAGTTAATTGCTGAAGTGATCTAATAGTAAAACAAAACCGAATAAATTATCAATTCACTACTTTTTCGGTCGAACCGGTCATATCTGGTTCTGATAACTATGCAAAAAATTGTTAAAAGCCAATGCGTAAGTAAAGTGAATAATTGTGGATGGgatcaaaattatttaaataaattaaatacatcaaatataaaatcatttaatttaataaaattttgaaatatcgGTGGAGTATTTCAAAgattttttctcaaaaaaaaatattattttcaaaaataaattatttcaattttaaataccagtatacattttttttcttggatAAGTTTGCCGCACCTCCCGGCAAACCTCTATCATTTTATACAGTTCGCTATATTTCCGGCGAACTTCCCTCCAAATTCCCATAAATAATTGCTGAGAACGAAATTTAAATTCTTAAGCCATTATCATCGTCTTTAAGGTTGTGTTTGTTTAAACAAGACAAGGACCAAGACACAAAGGACAGAGatacaaaaattttgtgttcttatattctgtttggtgataaactagaacaaattattaaaatttaatttattatcattttttttcattcaaaaaatttgagaagaaaaatataataataaaaaaatataattataaaaaattaacaaaaataatgaaagaaaaataaaaaataagttgtgtctctGTCTGCAAAGAttgacacaaaatacactaattcagtatCTTTGGATACAATATCTCAATCCATGTCTCATTTGTCAAACACGATTTTATGTCACTGTGTCTCTGTCTCAGTGTTCTCTCCCTAGAAATAAACACAGTACAAGAGTACATAAGAGTACACAAAAATATATAGACAACAAGCATGACTTCTTCATCGCCGGCGGCAACCATTATCATCGTCTTTAGAAATACACAGGTACACGGGAATAAAccatatttaaaaaagatttttttctatataaattaaaaaaatattatttttccaaaaaaatatgtACTCTGGAGACGACGATAATGGTTGTCATTGACCATTACAACTAGAATCCGGGCGAACTCTGTTAATAATATGGAGTTCGCGGGGAATGTAGCGAACTTacctaaaattcgaaaaaaaaatgtatCTTGGTATTAAAGGCCATCTGTTTGCTTTCATCAAGTATACTACGAAATGAGGGGTATTAAAGGCCATCAAGAAGATTAATAGAATACAATTAAGGAGTAAAGAGATCTTTGTGGGTGAGACTAAGCATAGAAGGAGGATGGATGTCCGGAGAAAAATCGTTGCACGATGAATATACCAAGGAGTCTCCcgatgaaaaacagaaaagaattCAAGAAAAGAATATTGAGGTGAACGAGAAAGGGAAAATTATCTTGGAACACCATGTAAGCgaagaactagaagttcaaaggGAACCGTTGGGGTTGGGATGGGATGCGGCGGTGATGATGCCACACGGGATACGGGAGGTAGAGTATGACAAGGATAGAAAGGGAATTGCCGTTAGAATTTGGATGAGTAacataaagttttttttttaaaaaacgtGAACAGCTAATCATATGGTGTACTTGACAGTTATGGTGAGTGCGAAATCTATGAGATCTCAAACAATCAGTAACGAAACAATCTCTGAAAGAACGAAGTCTTTGGTATATGGGGATAAATGGAAAGAAGGGGCTGATTTGGTGTTGAATAAAAGTTCAGTTAGGGCTAGGGTTGAAGCATATAAGGCCGAATATGTTAGTGGGGTGCCGCGACGAAGTGGTTGTGTGGTGCATTTTAAAAGGGCCTCCTTGTTGGCTGCTGTGGGCGACGGTGAAGAGAGGGGCGTGGCTGGTCATGAAGTTTGCGAAGGGATTGATGCCATGGTGAACAGCGTTGACGAGGTGAATCTGAGCCCCTGATGTACCCGACGAGCAGAATCAAGCCAGGAAGGAGATTAGCGGAGGTGCAAAAAATTGTCCGAACAGCACAGCAGAAAAAACATTCCACCAAGTGTAGTTAATGATATCCACACTAGTTTGGACGGGAGTGGTAAGCAGAATGTTGGCATATGTTTGATGAGAGATGATGCAGTGCATGATTCAGATTTAGAGGATGAGAATACAGTGGTGGAAAAAAAATAGGTTAGAAGATGAAGGGGCTGTAAAGAACTTGGAAAATTCGGAGGACTCAGAGCAGGATGCAGACGATGAAACTAATTAAGATGAGCACGGAGAAAATTGAGATAAAAATATGGCTGAAAACAGGGCTGCCTAGGATCTGCAGTCGAATCAAGAGCTGTCTTATATGacgaggatgaagatattatgGCTATTCTCCAAACTCAGAATGAAGTATTGATACAAAAAGAAGGCAAgcaaaatagaaagagaaagcaagaaGCCGCCCAAAAACTGGAATAAGGTGTGTAATAAagtttttgaatgatttttagTTCGTGGAATGTGAGGGGTTTAAGGAGTGTTAGAAAGTAGAGAATGGTAACAAATTTTAAGCGtaaaaataatgtgaatatGTTAGGATTGATAGAGACAAAGAAGGAGGTGATTACTAAGTTTAATATAGTAAAAATTTGGGATAATGATGCAGTAGGTTAGAAATTTGTAGGATCGGAAGGTGCTTCCGGAGGTTTATTAATAATGTGGGATGATATGATGTCTAGGTTGAGTAATTGTTACGAAGGGGAGAGATGGTTGTGTATAAAAGGAGAATtgacaaataataatttttattgtacgGTTTACTTAGTATGGTATGCATACAAGGGAGGAGAAGTTTGCTGTTTGGGAAGAGTTGAGTTTTTTATTGGGAGTGTGTCAAATTCCTCTTTGCTACATGAGTTACTTCAATGAGGTTGTGCAGttggaagaaaagaaaggcGCTAGTGTGTTAACAGCAACGATGGGAGACTTTAAAACATGGATACAGGATATAAAACTGGTAGATATAGAATTGAATGACCATAAGTTACGTGGTTCATGGATCAATCATCCAGTCGAATTGATAGAATGTTGGTAAGCTTGGAATGGGTCGAGAAGTTTTCTAATATGCGGCTTAGAGGCGGCCCAAGAGGTTTATCTGATCATTGTCCGCTGTTAATGGAAGATAGTAGAATGAAAGGGGGTCCGAGGCCATTCCAAAGTTTAGACTCTTGGTTCACACATGAAGGATTTTTCCGAATGGTGAAGGAGGAATGGTAGGATTCAGGGGACATTCATCTTACTAAAAAGTTAAAGGCGTTGACGATACTTTTGAGTAAATGGCATAAAGGAGAATTTTAGTAATATGGAGTTGAGGATTCAGAAACTGGAGGATGAAATCAGGAAAGTAGATGAGTTAGTTAGTGATGGGGCTTATGAAGGAATATTGGAGGCAAGAAGAAGGGCCCTTGTTAGCTGCTGTAAGAAATGGTATATTAGGAAGGAACTACATTGGAAGCAAATGTCAAGGTCTTGACATGCTAAGCACATGGACAAGAATACTAGATATTTTCATAACTTAGCCTCAGCAAGAAGAAGGAGCAATCGGCTTGATGCTTTAGTAATAAATGAAATATTGGTAGGAAATCAAGTCAGAATCGGAGACTTTAACAAGAGCTTGTATCATCAGGAAGTATTGCCATTGATAGGTTTTCAGGATGGACTAGTTAATCAGATCCTGGATGAGGAGGTTGCAGAATCGGAGAGGATGTCATCGGTTGATGAGATAAAGGATGCAGTATGGGATTGTGAGTCGTCTAAGGTTCCTGGTTGTGATGGGTACAATATGAACTTCATTAAGAAGTGTTGGAGAGATATTGGGTCAGACTTCACTACAGCTGTCATGGATTTCTTTCAGTCTGCTACCAAGGGATTCTAATGTCACATGGGTGGCTTTGGCTCCAAAGTTTGTTGGAGCTAAGGAGATTAAGGATATTCGGCCGATAAACATGGTAGAATGTGTGTATAAAGTCATATCGAGGGTGTTAATTTGGAGAATGGGGAGGGTAATGCCAGGATTGATTAGAGAGACTCAGAGTGCTTTTGTGAAGGGAAGGAAAATCCATGACGAGGCTTCGATTGCGTGTGAAACTGTGTAATGGctaaagatgaaaaagaagagcttGGCGataattaagttggattttcAAAAAGCCTATAATAGAGTAAGGTGGAGCTTTGTGGATATTGTACTTCAGAAGATGGGATTTGGACAAAAATGGAGAGGGTGGATTAAGGAATGTGTTTGCACGACATCAATGTCGATTCTGATAAATAGCTCGCCATCTAGATCGTTTAAGATGGAATGAGGCTTACGACAGGGCAATCCTCTTTCTCAATTCctatttgttcttgttgttgatgtCCTCCATAGGATGGTAGGAGAGAAAGTTAGAAATGGCATGATTGTTTTTCTGTTGGTTGGGCGGGACAATGTTGCGTTGTTTCACTTGCAATTCATGGACGATGCCATACTATTCTGCCCTCAGGAAGAGATGTCTATCTGAAACTACAAGCGACTCTTGTGGTGCTTTGAGATGATGTCTAACTTgagtattaattttgataaatctaGTTTGATTCCGGTTAATTGTGAGTAGGAGAGTCACCAAGGATGTGTAGATTGTTAGGGTGTAAAGAAGTTTCGTTGCCAGTTAAATATCTTGGCATTTCTTTGAGAGCGAATTTGAGGTTAGTCAAGACTTAAAAACCGATAATAGATAAAGTTGAAGAGAAGTCAGCTTGTGGAAAACGAAAACgcttaataaaattgataaactGGTCCTCATCAAATCTATGTTGAATAGTCTGCCAGTTTATTACCTCAACTTATATAAGATGCCAAGAGCAGTGGTAGAGAAGTTAATTTCCTTGCAGAGAAAGTTCTTGTGGAGTAAGGAGGATGACAATCATGGGTTACCGGTCTCAGAGTGGGTGATACAGTCATTCGAAATACAGCTCTCTTGTTCAAGTGGTGTGGAGATTTTCAAAAGAAGATTGTCCATTATGAAAGAAAATTATGTACTTCTGTAATGATTTGAATACAAACATTGTTCTCTCTTGTCAACTTGTGCCAAAGAAAGGAGGCCCATGGAATGATATATGCCAGTTACAGATAAAGGAGCAACATGTGAGAGACAATATGATCAGAGGATTATTTTTGGAGGTAGGAGATGGTAAAAGAATTCACTTTTGGAAAGATAAGTGACTACCATGTAGTATGCTGAAGTTAGTCTTTCCAAGGCTTTTCTCTGTTTCAAATTAAAGCGGATCAATAAAGATTGTGGGTTTTGGGATAGATTAGAGTGGATATAGAATTTCAATAGAGAAGACAATGTTTCCAATGGTAGTTGGAGTTAGTTAGTCAACTCCATGTGGTTCTTCAGTCAGTCATATTAACACGTGGAAGAGAGGACCGACTAgtgtgaaaatttgataaattaggAGTTTATTTTACTACCTTCTTTGTACAAGTTTTGCAGGTTAAACTATTATCGAAGAATATTACAAGCTACAATTTAACTAGTTCTATTTGGAAGGCTTGGTCCCACCACGAATTGAGTTGTTCACCTAGTTTGTGTTAGTGAACAAAGTCAATACTAAAGAGAGAATAAGTAAATTTGACGGTATTGATTAACATGGtagtatttatgttttatgtgaCCAGGATACAGAGAATGATTACCACTATAATAAACCATGGTGTATTTCATGTCAATTAagcaatatttttatttcaggTTCAATTAAgcaacattttaaaaattaaacaggTGCAcctataagaaaaaaaaacttttaaaaattaaacaggTACACCtgtaagaaagaaaaatagtaacagatagttaattgatttttttgctATCATTTAAAACATTTATCTGAAAaagaataacaaaatttttaagaataaaaaaacagaTATTGCAGAAGACTAGAAGTAAACAAGTTGATTAGGAATTATAAAGAATAAAGTAATgtttaatcttttttaaattgttaatgGCATTATCAAAGATGATTAggagttaatttattttatctgaCTAGTACTCTAGTACTTCTGTATTGATGCTCTACCTTGATGCGTTGAACTTTTTGTTTCAAACGAAAATTTGGTAATAGAAGCAGactaattaatcaaaacaaaaacaagttATGATAATCCTATTACATTCATAACAGCCATAAGCAGTAGAAATGAATAGGAGTACAAAGCAAAACATCtgtaaaataaacatagatccTCCTACTTTCCCATAATTTATACCTCATTTTATGTCAACTACTATGGGTAAAAAGCAAAGGAGGTGTAAAGAAccaaaaaaggaaaatagatcttacaaaaaataataaagaatccTCAAATTTAACCCATATTGCAGTGTTTGTAAAACTTGATCAATGATCTTGTTTGTTCCTATGCCACCACAGCAGGCATGTCCTTGAGCCAAGCATCAAGTGGCTTACCAATTGAGTAAACAATGAATCCAATATCACGCAACTTATCAGCATCAACGATGTTTCTTCCATCAAAAACAAATGCTGGCTTCTGCATGTTCTCATAGATCCTCTGGTAATCAAGGGTCTTGAACTCATCCCACTCAGTAAGAATGCAGATTCCATGTGCATCCTTTGTGGCTTCATATGCATCCCAAACCACACTCACTTTCTTCACGGTAGAAGGACTAGTCGGCTGCAAGTGGATCGGATGGTCCCAATCGAACTTGTTCATCGACAGATCCCTCTGGATTTGGTCCTCAGTTACCTGTGGATCATATATGCTTAGGTTGGCCTTGTCGCCAAGTAGCCCCTTGCACACGTCAATGGCCGGAGTCTCCCTTGTGTCACCGGTATCTTTCTTGAAGGCAAATCCAAGAATGGCAACCTTCTTGCTTGAGACAGTGTTGAACATTGATGAGACTACACGGTTCACGAACCGGCTCTTCTGGTAATCATTGATCTTGATGACTTGCTTCCAGTACTCGGCCACCTCAGGAAGGCCGTTGCACTCACAGATGTAGACAAGGTTCAGGATATCCTTCTGGAAGCAGGATCCACCAAATCCAACACTGGCATTGAGGAACTTGGGTCCAATTCTTGTGTCAGTACCCACAGCAAAGGACACCTGCTGGATATTTGCCCCGGTAGCCTCACAAAGCGCCGACATTGCATTAACAGATGAAATCCTCtgtgccaagaaggcattggcAGCAAGCTTAGACAGCTCAGCAGACCACAGGTTAGTGGTTAGGATTCTCTCTTCAGGGACCCAGTGAGCATAAACTTCCTTCAATGTTTGGAGAGCTTTCTGGCCTTCTGGGGTCTCCCGGCCACCGATAAGGACACGGTCTGGCTTGAAAAGGTCTTCAATTGCAGTTCCCTCGGCAAGGAATTCCGGGTTTGACAGGATCTGGAACTTGATTCCCTTGCTATTGTGAGTCAAAATTTTCTCTATAGCCTCAGCTGTCTTGACAGGGACAGTGGATTTCTCAACAACGATTTTGTCTGACTTTGAGACATCAGCAATCATGCGAGCAGCGCTCTCCCAATAGGTCAAATCGGCTGCTTTGCCGGCTCAAGGCCGGGCTCATAGATGGGTAGCTGGTCGCTATTCCAGGCTGCAATACGAGGTTTGGAGATATCGACAACGGCGACTTCAATGGATGGGCACTTCAGTGCAATGACTGCCATTGTAGGACCCCCAACATATCCAGCACCAATGCAGCAAATCTTCACCATTCTTTCTTTCTAAATTGCCTAACCACATAGCGATTGCGAAACGAATCAGTAAGAACATAATCAAGCCAAAGAAGGCATTAACAATTTTCATAGCAATCATTTCACATCTAGTACTACTAATGCAGTTTAATACAGACACTATTGAAAACTTTTCAACTATAACAAACATGGAAAACAACATGCTTAATGCCTATGCCTTAAAAGAGTGCAAGACTTAACAAGTTTAGGAACAAGTCACATGAAGAATAAGCCAATTATCAATAACTTCACATCATGGAGGTTCCATGAAATCTGAGATTGTCTTCATT from Arachis duranensis cultivar V14167 chromosome 4, aradu.V14167.gnm2.J7QH, whole genome shotgun sequence encodes:
- the LOC107486663 gene encoding LOW QUALITY PROTEIN: UDP-glucose 6-dehydrogenase 1 (The sequence of the model RefSeq protein was modified relative to this genomic sequence to represent the inferred CDS: inserted 1 base in 1 codon) is translated as MVKICCIGAGYVGGPTMAVIALKCPSIEVAVVDISKPRIAAWNSDQLPIYEPGLEXGKAADLTYWESAARMIADVSKSDKIVVEKSTVPVKTAEAIEKILTHNSKGIKFQILSNPEFLAEGTAIEDLFKPDRVLIGGRETPEGQKALQTLKEVYAHWVPEERILTTNLWSAELSKLAANAFLAQRISSVNAMSALCEATGANIQQVSFAVGTDTRIGPKFLNASVGFGGSCFQKDILNLVYICECNGLPEVAEYWKQVIKINDYQKSRFVNRVVSSMFNTVSSKKVAILGFAFKKDTGDTRETPAIDVCKGLLGDKANLSIYDPQVTEDQIQRDLSMNKFDWDHPIHLQPTSPSTVKKVSVVWDAYEATKDAHGICILTEWDEFKTLDYQRIYENMQKPAFVFDGRNIVDADKLRDIGFIVYSIGKPLDAWLKDMPAVVA